Proteins from a genomic interval of Nostoc sp. TCL240-02:
- a CDS encoding SnoaL-like polyketide cyclase, which translates to MSSEKTTELPLWLQDRDIVIAHDEEVQWREGKRPDYSYTNEFLHQESKFQHPEGSLEAIAQNLVRTFEMEASNKSNPQQWLSIVTDKFKMSTNGGQQFTAQDVADEGTYNLFLGKTEQYDSETETFESSFQVFHTAFPNGFLWELTEVLSGPPNVTFKWRHWGTFNGSYKDYVPTGETIEIVGVSIARVTEDLKIESLEHYFDNNVFLQKLTAGGCPFHSQNQYI; encoded by the coding sequence ATGAGTAGCGAGAAAACGACAGAATTGCCACTCTGGTTACAAGATAGAGATATAGTCATTGCTCATGATGAAGAAGTACAGTGGCGAGAAGGAAAACGCCCGGATTATTCATACACCAATGAATTTCTTCATCAAGAGAGTAAATTTCAACATCCTGAAGGTTCTTTAGAAGCGATCGCTCAAAACTTAGTCCGCACTTTTGAGATGGAAGCTTCTAATAAATCTAATCCTCAACAGTGGCTTTCGATTGTTACTGATAAGTTTAAAATGAGTACCAATGGGGGACAACAATTCACTGCTCAGGATGTTGCAGATGAAGGTACTTATAACCTGTTTTTGGGTAAAACTGAGCAATATGACTCTGAAACAGAAACCTTTGAATCTTCATTTCAAGTTTTTCATACAGCCTTTCCTAATGGCTTCCTTTGGGAATTAACAGAAGTCCTTTCGGGGCCGCCTAATGTTACTTTTAAGTGGCGACATTGGGGAACATTTAATGGTTCTTATAAGGATTATGTACCCACAGGTGAAACAATAGAAATCGTCGGAGTTAGTATTGCTCGCGTCACTGAGGATTTGAAGATTGAGTCTTTAGAGCATTATTTTGATAATAATGTCTTTCTTCAGAAATTAACGGCAGGTGGTTGTCCTTTCCATTCTCAAAATCAGTATATATAG
- a CDS encoding CHASE2 domain-containing serine/threonine-protein kinase, translating into MAEEPTSTLTKNYVSAANRHSSKPTKVTSTASARQSRWMIHLGHLLAGACVMGAAVLSASGGESVQLIENKALSGFFQLRGPIVPPEDIVILAIDDQSISVPEQYYKTNPKQYAYLETLKSYPYKRAAYSQIITKLIKAGVRSVAIDVVFDTPSSYGVTDDRQFQAVLQKYGSKVTLAAVYENSQTHQGTFTQLTDPQQMFRTGSVSIGSVNFPVEVDGKVHRLASEFSKSLVEDTLMEKLPSFDEAALRTAQVNYPRPKGDRIYFWGSAGTFEQIPFWHVLDPENWNTYLQQGKVFKDKIVLIGATDKLNNDYYPVAASNSAKPMSGVEIHANAIATLMSGKAIAPGINTPPLQGLFVLALVGSTALMISRRKRSINRFLYSLALSGAWLGISYGLFVYGGLIFPTIVPMIAIAMTGLSYLGTSVMRESIRKRQLVNIFQKYKTSPVVQEIISQQHDLQYLIQQRDLALSGKVLARRYKIVKVLGSGGFSETYIAEDTQRPGNPLCVVKQLKPASTKPEALQLARRLFHSEAQTLEKLGTHDQIPQLLAYFEEDEEFYLVQEQIIGHTLNQELPPGRAIDEIAAIKIVRDLLQTLIFVHKNNVIHRDIKPSNIIRRHSDGKLVLIDFGAVKEVSTKQLDTQEQTPFTIGIGTQGYAPSEQCFGRPQYSSDIYAVGMVGIRALTGVAPRELDRDADGEIKWSDAYGGKLRSQVSRSLANILSKMVLDDFKHRYQSASEALEDLKAFDDVVDSHSRYPILEDDSLTNTLDQLNAPTKSCSEASSETS; encoded by the coding sequence ATGGCAGAAGAACCTACATCTACCTTAACTAAAAACTATGTCTCTGCTGCCAATAGACACTCAAGTAAACCGACAAAAGTAACGTCAACAGCATCGGCTCGCCAGTCTAGATGGATGATTCACTTAGGTCATCTCCTCGCTGGAGCTTGCGTAATGGGTGCAGCAGTGCTGAGTGCTTCTGGTGGAGAATCAGTTCAATTGATAGAAAATAAGGCGCTTTCTGGCTTTTTTCAACTGCGTGGGCCGATTGTACCTCCAGAAGACATCGTAATTTTAGCAATAGACGATCAGTCAATATCAGTTCCCGAACAGTACTATAAAACAAATCCAAAACAGTATGCCTACCTAGAAACACTGAAATCTTATCCTTATAAACGTGCTGCATACTCCCAGATAATTACAAAGTTAATTAAAGCAGGTGTCCGCTCTGTAGCGATAGATGTAGTTTTTGACACGCCGAGTAGTTATGGAGTTACTGACGATCGCCAATTCCAGGCAGTATTACAAAAATATGGCAGTAAAGTTACCTTAGCAGCCGTCTACGAAAATTCACAGACGCACCAAGGGACTTTTACACAACTGACAGACCCACAACAGATGTTTCGTACAGGGTCAGTTTCCATTGGCTCAGTTAATTTCCCCGTAGAGGTGGATGGTAAAGTTCATCGATTGGCGAGTGAGTTTTCTAAGTCGTTGGTTGAAGATACTTTAATGGAGAAGCTACCCTCCTTTGATGAAGCAGCACTCAGGACAGCACAAGTAAATTATCCGCGACCAAAAGGCGATCGCATTTATTTTTGGGGTTCTGCGGGTACATTTGAGCAAATACCCTTTTGGCACGTACTAGACCCGGAAAACTGGAACACCTATTTACAGCAGGGAAAGGTCTTCAAAGACAAGATAGTGCTGATTGGTGCGACAGATAAGTTAAATAATGATTATTATCCAGTCGCTGCTAGCAACAGCGCTAAACCGATGTCGGGCGTGGAAATTCACGCCAATGCAATCGCAACTTTGATGTCAGGAAAAGCGATCGCTCCAGGAATTAATACTCCACCATTGCAGGGTTTGTTTGTGCTAGCTCTAGTTGGCAGTACAGCCTTGATGATTAGCAGACGCAAGCGTAGCATCAATAGATTTTTATATAGCCTCGCCCTATCTGGCGCTTGGTTAGGAATTAGCTATGGGTTATTTGTCTATGGTGGATTAATTTTTCCTACGATTGTACCAATGATTGCGATCGCCATGACCGGACTTTCCTATCTAGGAACCTCAGTCATGAGGGAAAGCATCAGAAAACGTCAATTAGTAAACATTTTTCAGAAATATAAAACTTCTCCCGTTGTCCAAGAGATTATCAGTCAACAACATGACTTGCAATACCTAATCCAGCAACGAGATTTAGCCTTATCAGGGAAAGTTTTGGCTCGACGCTACAAAATTGTCAAAGTTCTCGGTTCCGGTGGATTCAGTGAAACATACATTGCCGAAGATACCCAACGTCCGGGGAATCCGTTATGTGTTGTCAAGCAACTAAAACCAGCCAGCACTAAACCAGAAGCCTTACAACTTGCCAGACGTTTATTTCACTCAGAGGCGCAAACCCTAGAAAAATTGGGAACACACGATCAGATCCCTCAACTTTTGGCGTATTTTGAAGAAGATGAAGAATTTTATCTAGTGCAAGAACAGATAATTGGTCATACTTTAAATCAGGAATTGCCACCAGGTAGAGCAATTGATGAAATTGCCGCGATCAAAATTGTTAGAGACTTATTGCAAACATTAATATTTGTTCATAAAAATAATGTGATTCATCGGGATATTAAGCCTAGTAATATTATCCGGCGACACTCAGACGGAAAACTGGTATTGATTGACTTTGGAGCCGTCAAAGAAGTCAGCACAAAACAGCTTGATACTCAAGAGCAAACCCCCTTCACCATTGGCATTGGGACTCAGGGGTACGCACCCAGCGAACAATGTTTTGGCCGTCCCCAATACAGTAGTGACATCTATGCAGTGGGTATGGTTGGGATTAGAGCCTTAACTGGTGTAGCACCCCGTGAGCTAGATAGAGACGCTGATGGAGAGATAAAATGGAGCGATGCCTACGGCGGTAAACTACGCTCCCAAGTAAGCCGCTCCCTTGCTAATATTCTCAGTAAAATGGTACTGGATGACTTCAAACACCGATATCAGTCTGCATCAGAGGCTCTTGAGGATCTGAAAGCTTTTGACGATGTTGTAGATTCCCACAGCAGATACCCCATCCTAGAAGATGACTCATTAACAAATACTTTAGACCAATTAAACGCCCCCACAAAATCTTGCTCAGAAGCGTCCTCAGAAACTTCTTGA
- a CDS encoding NYN domain-containing protein produces the protein MGSPMNRLSIFVDGNNMFYAQQKNGWFFDPRRVLEYFKHEQSETTLINAFWYTGLKDPQDQRGFRDALISLGYTVRTKILKEYYDDTSGRYSQKANLDIEIVVDMFNTVDQYDRVVLFSGDGDFERAIELLRSKNTHITVVSTEGMIARELRNATDRYIDLNDIRDQIEKTEG, from the coding sequence ATGGGTTCTCCAATGAATCGTCTGTCTATTTTTGTAGACGGAAACAATATGTTCTATGCTCAACAAAAAAATGGGTGGTTTTTTGACCCGCGACGAGTCTTAGAATACTTTAAACATGAGCAATCAGAAACAACATTAATTAATGCATTCTGGTACACTGGCTTAAAAGACCCACAAGATCAACGAGGTTTTAGAGATGCTCTAATTAGTCTAGGATATACAGTCCGAACTAAAATTCTTAAAGAATATTATGATGATACTTCTGGTCGTTACTCGCAAAAAGCGAATTTAGATATTGAAATTGTTGTAGATATGTTTAATACAGTAGACCAGTATGACCGAGTAGTATTATTCAGTGGTGATGGAGATTTTGAACGAGCAATCGAACTATTACGCTCAAAAAATACACATATTACGGTAGTATCAACAGAAGGAATGATCGCTAGAGAACTACGGAACGCTACTGATAGATATATAGATTTAAATGATATCAGAGATCAAATAGAAAAAACCGAAGGTTAA
- a CDS encoding type II toxin-antitoxin system ParD family antitoxin yields MYIKIKPELEQFIQAQLASGRFTNADDVINEAFKLLQEREQRLEELQQKIAVGTEQIAKGQVTDGEVVFARLQEKIRLIAEESAG; encoded by the coding sequence ATGTACATCAAAATTAAACCAGAACTAGAGCAATTTATTCAAGCACAGCTTGCAAGTGGGAGATTTACTAATGCAGATGATGTCATCAATGAAGCCTTTAAACTGTTACAAGAAAGAGAGCAGCGACTTGAAGAATTACAGCAGAAAATTGCTGTGGGAACTGAACAAATTGCTAAGGGGCAAGTAACTGATGGCGAAGTTGTATTTGCTAGATTACAAGAAAAAATTCGTCTAATTGCTGAGGAGTCTGCTGGATGA
- a CDS encoding 2-isopropylmalate synthase translates to MTNKTDRIIIFDTTLRDGEQCPGATLNIDEKLVIAKQLARLGVDIIEAGFAFASPGDFEAVSKIAQIVGIENGPVICSLARAIKADIEAAAEALKPAVKGRIHTFISTSDIHLEYQLRKSRAEVLAIAEEMVAYAKSFMTDVEFSPMDAARSDPEFLYQVLERAIAAGATTVNIPDTVGYTTPSEFGAIIKGIIENVPNIDQAIISVHGHNDLGLAVANFLEAVKNGARQLECTINGIGERAGNASLEELVMALHVRRQYFNPYLGRPEDSQESLTNIDTRQIYKTSRLVSNLTGMLVQPNKAIVGANAFAHESGIHQDGVLKNKLTYEIMDAQLIGLTDNQIVLGKHSGRNAFRTRLKELGFELSDTELNKAFVRFKEVADKKKDISDWDLEAIVNDEIQQAPDLFRVELVQVSCGSNARPTATVTLRTPEGEELTDAAIGTGPVDAVYKAINRVVNVPNELIEFSVQSVTAGIDAIGEVTIRLRYESKVFSGHAANTDIIVASAQAYVNALNRLYASLQTQQKPEEVTAQKV, encoded by the coding sequence ATGACAAACAAAACAGATCGAATTATCATTTTTGATACTACACTCAGAGATGGAGAGCAGTGTCCGGGAGCGACTCTGAACATAGACGAAAAGCTCGTTATTGCCAAGCAACTAGCGCGTCTGGGTGTGGATATAATTGAGGCAGGCTTTGCCTTTGCCAGTCCCGGGGATTTTGAAGCAGTCAGCAAGATTGCCCAAATTGTGGGGATAGAAAATGGCCCGGTAATTTGCAGTTTGGCAAGAGCGATTAAAGCAGATATTGAAGCAGCCGCAGAAGCACTAAAACCAGCCGTAAAGGGCAGAATTCACACATTTATTTCGACTTCTGATATTCATTTAGAGTATCAATTGCGAAAGTCACGAGCAGAAGTGCTAGCGATCGCCGAAGAAATGGTAGCTTATGCTAAATCCTTCATGACAGATGTCGAATTTTCGCCAATGGATGCGGCTCGTTCCGATCCAGAATTTTTGTACCAAGTGTTAGAGCGAGCGATCGCAGCTGGTGCAACAACAGTTAACATTCCCGATACCGTGGGTTACACCACCCCAAGCGAATTTGGGGCAATAATTAAAGGCATTATCGAAAATGTCCCCAACATCGACCAAGCGATTATTTCTGTTCACGGCCACAATGATTTAGGCTTGGCAGTTGCTAACTTCTTAGAAGCTGTGAAAAATGGCGCACGGCAACTAGAATGTACAATCAATGGCATTGGCGAACGCGCCGGCAATGCCTCACTAGAAGAATTGGTAATGGCGCTGCACGTCCGGCGGCAATATTTTAACCCTTATCTCGGCAGACCAGAAGATTCTCAAGAATCCCTGACAAATATTGACACCCGACAAATTTATAAAACCTCACGCTTAGTTTCCAATTTGACGGGAATGTTGGTACAACCAAATAAAGCGATTGTAGGGGCGAATGCTTTTGCTCATGAGTCTGGAATTCACCAAGATGGTGTGTTAAAAAACAAACTCACCTACGAAATTATGGATGCCCAATTGATTGGCTTAACAGACAATCAAATAGTTTTGGGCAAACATTCAGGGAGAAATGCTTTCCGTACCCGATTAAAAGAATTGGGTTTTGAACTGTCAGATACTGAATTAAATAAAGCCTTCGTCAGATTCAAAGAAGTAGCAGATAAAAAGAAAGATATTTCTGATTGGGATTTGGAGGCGATCGTTAACGATGAAATCCAACAAGCACCCGATTTGTTCCGGGTAGAGTTGGTGCAAGTTTCCTGTGGTAGCAACGCCCGTCCTACTGCTACAGTTACTCTGCGTACCCCAGAAGGCGAAGAATTAACCGATGCTGCGATCGGTACTGGGCCAGTGGATGCAGTTTACAAAGCCATCAATCGTGTGGTGAATGTGCCCAACGAGTTGATTGAGTTTTCTGTGCAGTCAGTAACAGCCGGTATTGATGCCATTGGAGAAGTGACGATCCGTTTACGTTATGAATCTAAAGTGTTTTCTGGTCATGCAGCGAACACAGATATCATCGTGGCATCCGCGCAAGCTTATGTAAATGCGTTGAATAGGTTGTATGCATCTTTGCAAACTCAACAAAAGCCAGAGGAAGTAACTGCACAGAAAGTCTGA
- a CDS encoding type II toxin-antitoxin system RelE/ParE family toxin — protein MSNYSFSDAAIRDLDEICEYIARSSPKAASKLFDDIRSKCKLVASFPNMGKSYGRLIRNLRGFVVDDYIIFYYPMEDGISITRVASGYRDLESLFVD, from the coding sequence ATGAGTAATTATTCATTTTCAGATGCAGCAATTCGAGATTTAGATGAAATTTGTGAATATATTGCTCGGAGTAGCCCAAAAGCAGCTAGTAAGCTTTTTGATGACATTCGCTCCAAATGTAAACTAGTAGCGAGTTTCCCCAATATGGGAAAAAGTTATGGAAGGCTTATACGAAATCTGCGCGGTTTTGTTGTGGATGATTACATTATATTTTACTATCCAATGGAAGACGGAATTAGTATTACTCGTGTTGCCAGTGGTTATCGAGATTTAGAATCTTTGTTCGTAGATTAA
- a CDS encoding GNAT family N-acetyltransferase, whose protein sequence is MLIEKHITIREATTKEDLLIAKHSYQMWLDIGVDESNILPEWQNITLQFIEEARRNLFYKAFIAEIDNTVVGSVSCQLFAGLYPNIFKDEYRKFGYIWGVYVEESYRRQGIAKSLTNRAIEYLKALGCTRVVLNASPLGKLVYSSLGFAEGNIMQLDLI, encoded by the coding sequence ATGCTGATAGAAAAACATATAACTATCAGAGAAGCCACCACCAAAGAAGATTTACTGATTGCAAAACACTCTTACCAAATGTGGCTAGATATTGGTGTTGATGAGAGTAATATTCTTCCAGAGTGGCAGAATATTACCCTCCAATTTATAGAAGAAGCACGTCGAAATTTATTTTACAAGGCTTTTATTGCAGAGATTGATAATACAGTTGTGGGTTCTGTAAGTTGTCAACTATTTGCAGGTTTATACCCCAATATTTTCAAAGATGAATACCGCAAATTTGGATATATTTGGGGCGTTTATGTTGAAGAGTCTTACCGCAGACAAGGCATTGCTAAATCTCTGACTAATAGAGCAATTGAATATTTAAAAGCACTCGGTTGTACGCGAGTGGTTCTTAATGCCTCGCCATTGGGTAAACTAGTTTACTCCAGCCTCGGTTTTGCTGAAGGGAATATAATGCAATTAGATTTGATTTAA
- a CDS encoding metallophosphoesterase → MKIHILSDLHLEFKPFNTPDINADIVVLAGDIDLRERGIKWAIQNIPNKPVIYVLGNHEYYGSAYPRLVEKLKDYSLGTNVHVLENDLVTIEGVNFLGCTLWTDFKLFGEPRMAGVEASQIMNDYKKIRLSPQYSKLRTIDTALICKKSVNWLKNTLSGLSGKTVIISHHAPSVKSIPFQYKEDILSAAYASNLDTLVEESGALLWIHGHIHNQLDYQIGLTRVICNPRGYPDEPNNYFNPGLSVEI, encoded by the coding sequence ATGAAAATTCACATATTAAGTGATTTGCATCTTGAATTTAAACCCTTTAATACTCCTGATATAAATGCGGATATTGTTGTTTTAGCTGGAGATATTGATTTAAGAGAAAGAGGAATTAAATGGGCAATTCAAAACATCCCCAATAAACCAGTGATATATGTATTAGGTAATCATGAATACTATGGAAGTGCTTATCCAAGGCTTGTTGAGAAGCTGAAAGATTATTCATTAGGAACTAATGTTCATGTTCTAGAGAATGATTTAGTTACTATTGAAGGTGTAAATTTTTTAGGTTGTACTTTATGGACTGATTTTAAACTGTTTGGTGAGCCACGGATGGCAGGTGTAGAAGCTAGTCAAATTATGAACGATTATAAGAAAATTAGATTAAGTCCTCAATACTCAAAGTTAAGAACTATTGACACAGCGCTAATTTGTAAAAAATCAGTTAATTGGTTAAAAAATACATTATCTGGCTTGTCTGGTAAAACTGTAATTATCAGTCATCATGCTCCTAGTGTAAAGTCTATACCTTTTCAATATAAAGAAGATATTTTAAGTGCTGCTTATGCTTCAAATCTTGATACCTTAGTTGAGGAATCTGGAGCATTATTATGGATTCATGGCCACATTCACAATCAATTAGATTATCAAATAGGTTTGACTCGCGTTATTTGTAATCCGCGTGGTTATCCAGATGAACCAAATAATTACTTTAATCCCGGATTATCAGTGGAAATTTAA
- a CDS encoding HEAT repeat domain-containing protein, with protein sequence MTKHTRQVLLSALKVVVLCLTLFLLCTSNSWAQITTDSKIAPLIEKLIDNDAHIRSLAADALVNIGSPVVPSLIEALKNQDSNLRWHAASVLGDLGAEAAPAVSALSAALQDEDGQVRLYATLALGNIGTAAKAAVPSLMAALQDKEQFVRIYVPSALRKIGVEAKVAVPVLTAALKDKNPTVRYNSAYALGAMGTEAVSSVPNLIALLNDNQFYVRLGAIKGLGGIAAGFQDKANALPTSKLQKVISDFEEVLTTIQKYKDKFTETDIRLIRRPLNALKAEKETRLFDRVLESLFKHKLLLGIAAYIILLPSIWLILLRVAPLWLLKINNALKPYTDFSLPFISVNVPLRYVLFVGWFHYHPRVLDAWVAKYIKAAREQFPKKDTVSSRACYIPIPVVLDGTTVPQLMNQNLRSTFEKQRSFLVIGGEGGVGKTSLACRIAGWAMAEDEDQQLCKHLMLPVLLEEEFRVTEVKSPLLEAIRGQLQALIDEPEPICQELLLRLLRKKRILVIVDRFSEMNATTREAIEPESPEFPVNALVITSRIEEKLGRVNKTIIKPLRIEANKLSSFMEAYLMQRGKRDRFTDQEFFDACNRLSLMVGQNNITVLLAKLYAEQLIASKDVTSNISALPENIPNLMLGYINELNRDVTDNQFDDRTVHQIAKTIAWECLQQSYQPGTAKRADAIVALANLGIDDPEAHLNYLEKRLHLIQTIGSAKDRIRFCLDPLAEYLAGWYLIELYGNNDGKWRSHFFKKADELVKTGRQDAIKGLLLAVRDCYLSEVQGSKETDFVPQKLGKLAGFTPPVTAVSTVQVIP encoded by the coding sequence ATGACAAAGCATACCAGACAAGTATTACTTAGTGCGCTCAAGGTAGTTGTCTTATGCCTGACACTGTTCCTACTATGCACAAGCAATAGTTGGGCACAAATCACTACTGACAGCAAAATTGCTCCCCTAATTGAGAAGCTGATAGATAACGATGCCCACATCAGAAGCCTTGCAGCAGATGCATTAGTTAATATCGGTTCCCCAGTAGTGCCGTCTCTGATTGAAGCTTTGAAAAATCAAGATAGTAATCTTCGCTGGCACGCGGCTTCGGTTTTAGGAGATTTGGGTGCAGAAGCAGCACCAGCAGTTTCAGCCTTAAGTGCGGCATTGCAGGATGAAGATGGACAAGTCCGCCTGTACGCCACCTTAGCTTTAGGAAATATTGGTACAGCAGCCAAAGCAGCAGTTCCATCGTTGATGGCCGCATTACAAGACAAGGAGCAATTCGTTCGCATTTATGTTCCTTCTGCACTCAGAAAAATTGGTGTAGAAGCGAAAGTCGCTGTCCCAGTATTAACTGCTGCCTTAAAAGATAAGAACCCCACTGTACGTTACAATTCTGCCTATGCTTTGGGTGCAATGGGTACAGAAGCAGTATCTTCTGTCCCGAATTTAATTGCCCTGTTGAATGATAACCAGTTCTACGTGCGTTTAGGTGCTATCAAAGGTTTAGGAGGAATAGCGGCAGGCTTTCAGGACAAGGCAAATGCTTTACCTACCTCCAAGTTACAGAAAGTCATCTCAGACTTTGAAGAGGTATTGACAACTATACAAAAATACAAAGATAAATTCACAGAAACGGACATTAGGCTGATACGTCGCCCTCTCAATGCCTTGAAAGCAGAAAAAGAAACTCGCCTTTTTGATAGAGTTCTGGAATCGCTATTTAAGCATAAATTACTTTTGGGAATTGCCGCTTACATTATTTTATTGCCTTCTATTTGGTTAATTCTCTTGCGGGTAGCCCCTTTATGGTTGTTGAAAATTAACAACGCCCTCAAACCCTACACAGATTTTTCTCTCCCATTTATCAGCGTTAATGTACCTCTGCGATATGTGCTATTTGTTGGCTGGTTTCATTACCATCCCAGAGTATTAGATGCGTGGGTAGCTAAATATATCAAAGCAGCCCGCGAACAATTTCCCAAAAAGGATACAGTTAGCAGTCGCGCCTGTTACATTCCCATTCCCGTTGTTCTGGATGGTACAACAGTTCCTCAACTGATGAATCAGAATTTGCGCTCAACTTTCGAGAAACAACGTAGCTTTCTAGTAATTGGTGGGGAAGGAGGTGTAGGTAAAACCAGTTTAGCGTGTCGAATAGCTGGGTGGGCAATGGCTGAGGATGAAGATCAACAACTCTGCAAACATTTGATGTTACCTGTGCTTTTGGAAGAAGAATTTCGGGTAACTGAAGTTAAGTCACCGCTTTTAGAAGCCATCAGAGGACAGTTGCAAGCTTTAATTGATGAACCAGAGCCGATTTGTCAAGAATTACTGTTACGTTTGTTAAGAAAGAAACGCATTCTAGTAATTGTAGACCGATTCTCAGAAATGAATGCCACTACACGAGAAGCAATTGAGCCGGAGTCGCCAGAGTTCCCGGTGAATGCCTTGGTGATTACTTCCCGAATTGAGGAAAAGCTGGGGCGGGTTAATAAGACGATAATTAAACCTCTGCGGATTGAGGCGAATAAACTATCGTCCTTTATGGAAGCTTATCTCATGCAGCGAGGTAAACGCGATCGCTTTACCGATCAGGAATTTTTTGACGCTTGCAACCGCCTTTCTCTCATGGTAGGTCAAAATAACATCACTGTTTTGCTGGCTAAACTTTATGCTGAACAGTTAATCGCCAGTAAAGACGTTACATCTAATATTTCTGCGTTGCCAGAGAATATTCCGAATTTGATGCTGGGTTATATCAATGAACTCAATCGTGATGTTACAGACAATCAATTTGATGACCGCACTGTTCATCAAATTGCTAAAACCATCGCTTGGGAATGCTTGCAACAAAGTTATCAGCCAGGAACCGCCAAGCGTGCAGATGCTATTGTTGCATTAGCAAATTTGGGTATTGATGACCCCGAAGCACACCTCAATTATCTGGAAAAACGTTTGCACCTGATTCAAACTATCGGTTCTGCTAAAGACAGAATCCGTTTTTGTCTTGACCCTTTAGCTGAGTATCTTGCAGGGTGGTATTTAATCGAATTGTATGGCAATAACGATGGCAAATGGCGATCGCATTTTTTCAAAAAGGCAGATGAGTTAGTCAAAACAGGTAGACAAGATGCCATCAAAGGCTTGTTGTTGGCGGTGCGAGATTGCTATTTATCGGAGGTTCAAGGTAGCAAAGAAACGGACTTTGTACCCCAGAAGTTGGGTAAACTCGCTGGGTTTACACCTCCAGTCACAGCAGTTAGTACTGTGCAAGTAATACCATGA